The genomic region tcgatggttgctggtcgggtcggttatgctctaactgtaggggaccattacgaacaacgatccttgccggctggctgcagcgttttcactgctgagctggttgctATCTtttgtgccctagagtatatctgcacCTGCTCAGgtcagtccttcgttatctgtagcgactccctgagcagtttacaagCTGTCGGCCAGTGcgtccctcgttctcgtctggtgatggctatccaggagtccctgcataccttgcccgttgcggccactctgtggtatttgtgtggaccccaggccatgttcgGATACCTGGCAATGAACATGTAGACTGCCTGATGAAAGAGGCGACcggtaaaccatctctggacattggcctcccggagactgatttgcaagCGATCTTACGCCGCAAAATTTtggaactttgggacactgaatgacaCGCCCTGCCTTCACGAAACAAACTTctggccatcaaggaggctaccggtgtgtggcactcctccttgcgggtctatcgcaaggagtctgttgtcctctgctggctgcgcattgggcacacatggatgacacacggccacctattgcgacgtgaggacccacctttatgtcgctgcggctGCGTTTtggcggtggtccacattttgttggagtgtccacttttagctgtgctcaggcagacgttcacACTGCCTGAcgtgctccctgcccttttaacagatgactctgccatggtggacttagttttgcgttttattcgggcagagggtttttatcatttaatctgagtgttttttATGTCCTTTTTGTTTTAATTCTGGCATTTgacctacgattttagactgagtttttaatgtgttatcggtggttggcttttccttttttatctctGTGGTTGGCCAACCACTATCACACTCTGTGTGATCTTAAATTGTTTTGTCTGATctgtgtctgtgtctttcttgtcctgtattGTCTGTCATCTTTTccgttttttgtttttattctgtgtggatgattttaagttttggaaaaagggaccaatgaccgAAGCAGTCTGATCCCTTtaattccacaaaccaaccaaccaagtctcACCAATGTTTTCTGTAAGTTGCTAGAACGCAGGTGAGCTGACGGCTGTGTTGACTTTCTTAACTCTTGGGACCTTCTGCCTCCATCTCAGGCTGGTTTTCACCAAGGCTGTTTCACTGCTGATAACTTGGTTTGCCTGGATTGAGCCATCTGGACAGCTTTTGCCCGATGTCAACAGGTTATTGCTGTCTTCACCAGCTTACAAAAGGCTTACAACACCACATGCTTGATACTttacatgagtggggtctctggggcccactTCGTATTTTTGTCCAGAACTTTTTGTGCACTTTACTTTCCGGGTTAGAGTTGGTGCCTTCCATAGTATCCCCCATATCGAAGAAAATGTGGTCTATCAGGGCTTGTTATTGACTGTCCCTCTCTTTCTAGCACCCCTCAGTGGTATAAAAGCAGTTTTCGGGTCCTCCGTATCACCCTCCTTGTATGCTTATTATTTTTGCTTTTGCTATTGCTCGTCTGTAGTGTGGCTGTTGCTGAACAGTGACTGCAGGATACCATTCAAAAGGAACAGTTATAGGCCCTCACCCGCTGCattcagttttcagctgccaagactcgTGTCATCCACTTCTGTTTATGTTGACGACCAATTAGTCAATCTGGTGGAGACTTAGTGCTTCTTGGGACTGGTCTTCAATGCCCAGATGATGTGTCTTCCCCACTTTTGCAAATTTAAGTAAATGTACTAGCTCCACTTTAATACACTTCATTGCCACAGTGACACCAGCTGGACCCTTCTGTGGTTATACAAAGCCCATATCCTGTGccgtcttgattatgggagtctggcatatggTTCGGTATTGGCCTCAACATAGCAGTCACTGGACCCAATACACCACTGTAGGAGTTGATTTGCAACAGGAGCCTATTGAACTAGCTCCATGAGCAGCCTACTCGTGGTGACTGGGGTCCCTTCATTGTGGATCAGACACCAACAACAGTTACTCAATTATGTTACACATGTTGTCAGATCTCCGAAGCATCCACACTACTGTGTCGTTTTTCCAAGTACTGAGAGCTGCCCCCACCACAACAGGGACCCAGAAATGAGGTCACAGTTGTAGGTTGACGACAGTGTCTCTGCTCTGAACTCCAACTTCCCCCATTGTCACCTCTTGTCAGGGAACCATAGTGTACATCTGCATGGTGTGTGCTGTGACCTTGGATGTCGATTTATCCTTTGAGCCAACAGATTCTGTTGACCGCATACATTTTTGCTGCTTGTTGCTTGCTGGCTGTCCTTGATGGGTTTCTGAGTTCAGAACTGGTATTCATTGGCAGCTTAATAGCCATTGGCTGAACTGGCTTTGCATACACATGTGCAAGGCGCAATGAACTATGCTCCCTGCTGAATAGATGCAGTGTCTTCACTGATGAATTGGTGGCCATTAAACAAGTCCTTAGCCATGCTCTGTATTGCACTAGCAAATCCCTCTAACCTGCAGCAACTCTCTGCGCAGCCTTCGGGCTATAGACCAGTGCAGTGGTATCCTCATCACCCATTAGCCATGACTATCCTGGGTCTTCTTCCTGATCTCCATAAAGCTGGATGGCCAGTCGTCTTTTGTTTGAACTTCTAGTCATGTCTTGATCTGGTGGAACAAACATACTGACCAGTTAGCAAAGTTGGCTACCGAGATGCTGATTTTGGAAATGGGCATCCCAGAACTGGACTTTCAATTTACTCTGTGCTGTCAACTGTTGGAAGTCTGGAACTCAGAATGGTCTGCTCTGGACTCCCAAACAAGCTGAGGGCAATAAATGAGACCGCAACCATGTGGCAATTTTCTTTTCGCACTTCTCACAGGGAGTCCAGTCGTGTGTCGGCAACACATTGGCCATATTTGACTGCCTATGGCCACATTCTCCATTGTGAAGACCCATCTTTCTGCCAGTGTGGTGCCTGGCTGGCAGTGGCCCATGTCTTACTAGACTGTCCAAAGTTGGCTGCTGTGGGATGATGTCTAAAGGTAACTGGTCTGTGAATACCAGgggaaaccatgaaaaaaattgttttttctaaACAGTGTAACTCAAAAAATAAGATTTGTAACCCCAtataatgcttaccatcttttaagaCACCTTTTTGGGAACATGTTTATGCATGAACCACAGCTTTAGCTCTCTcacttttttaattgtatttttatgttgcaagtgaaataaatcaTGCTAATTATTTATATGCAGCATACTTACACATTACTCAATATACAAACAAAgtagaaagtttattttttcctgcaAGTTCTTTACATTATTATCTTTAAAGCAGACTATTGAAAAGATGGTTCTGTCATAAATTGTggtacaaaaatgttttaaatacgattatcaaaaattttggaaatgaattcaggttttttttttcaataaaacattttattttcatagttaagtcacaagagtagttcactttttagttaagcatgttttaagacagTGTACAAAATTACAGCTCTCTATCTTTAATAGTGTTTAGccaaagtgtaccagaacatggaATAATTTAACTTTcgggaaattaaaattaaaacttgcTTTTCCTATTAAACTTGCAAGGCAATGatgcatcccaggtccatattcaaCTTGTTTGAGGCTACTTCTTATGCTAGCTTCTTTGGTGGCTTTTAACACTGTTTCTTCTGCTTTGAAGAGTTTCCTACAGTCAATGGCTATTTGAGTTCTATGCATATTTAGTCCACCATGCactcccatcagttccataacattaagCCTTGACACTGCACCCTCGTTGAAACATAGACCAGCATctagcacacctattttcaaagtatgtAGTCCTACTAGAGCAGTTTTTGGTATCCATTCCCATATACAGTTGGTGaatctttcatttgaattttgagtcCTGCCATGCAAACATTTCTCTAATAATATTGTGTCACTAAGATCCCTATACATAGGTTTTATATCAAGTGGCAAAGAATATTTATGGTTGTAGGTCTCACCTTGAATAACAGCTCTCAGGTAGCTCAGGTAGCCACTGGCTCTCAGGTAGCCAGGGCAGAGTGCATGACATGAGTTGTCATCTGTGGAGGATTTATGAAAAATGGTAGCCCATACTGCATTTTTCATTCCCTCAAGGTCATTTTAATTTTGTCGTATCACTTTTCcataataatactgcaacctgttGTTTCTTTGTCTGTAAACCAATCACGTCCACTAATGCACTTACCATCACCTAATTTCTTTACCATAAAATTCCTCATAAAGTTCCTCAATCTTGTACCTAACCTTTTCTGGACATGCCCAACACAttccattttttttagtttttgtgtcGGCACAAGGTTCggattcacaaactttttggtaccCTTTTGAGTCTCCATCTTCTGGGTAAGATGTATACAGCACACCATATTTCTCCACTGACATGTGAAATGTCTTCACAATACCTTCAGATTCCATCCCTCCACCAtaaccactaaaattaatcaaatatTTATGATTTTCAGTTTCACTAGTACAGCTATGACAGTACTtggtaatacattccacatcaatgACTTTACCATTGTCCAAGGAGGTAGATGTCACTACACCATTTAGGGAACTATGGCCTCTTCATTGCCAGGATGCATACAGGGCTGCAGACATACATGTATTGCTGTCATTCATGTCTATAGTTTCCTGAACAGCATTTTTCATGCTATCGTTTGTTACTTCTTCTAAagtctgtagaataattttattgttcctGTCAAACCTTAGCAGGGGGAGGTAAGTCCATGAGAGCACAGTAGTTGAAATTGATTAAAGTGTTCTATCATGTTGTATTTCAGAATTAGCAGAGTTAATCCATTTGGTGAACTGACttttaaaatttactttgtttAAAACCAAACTTCTTAATTCGTCCCATTGTTTTCACGTGGAATAAGAAACTCAGGCACACAATTACTTTGATGATGTAAACAAAATATTCGCaccaaaacaacagcaaacaaTAACTAAACTCTCTGTATAAACAAAAGATAAACTATAAAGCTTTTGCAGATTAGCCAACTTAAGGGACTAAAAAAGAGAAACAAATGAgagaaaaactttatttttaacagaacTGGCTGTGTGCCTTGGGGATGTCGTGGTGTGTTcagccacttttaaattcctctaactTTCGTACTTTCTGTGGTccattttcctggaagtaaacttTGTCTTGTTcagaaaacagagaaatttttaatacaaaaatttaagaaaactacagagaaatttttaagacataaattaaagaaatagtttttttttatttttttttttttacagttattcaCGTACAAGTCCCCATAAACTTCCTAACATGCTCTCTCTGGTGCTAGCGGATGATGTGACTGACCTGGTTTTATTTTTTACTTGTGAAGGCAATTTCTACTTGTCTCTGTGAGGTTGGCAATTTCTACTTGTCTCTGTGAGGTTGGCCTCATTGACCATCTGCTCTGGCCCAGGTGACCTACAGTGGCCATTGCTCAGTGGTCTGGACTGGCTCTTACCCTTCCCAACTTTTTATGCTCCTTAAagtttctgtttttaatgttttgtcaTTCCTAAAAATTTTTATCTTCTCTGTGCTGCTCATTTTCTGGGGGTAACAGAATGGTGCTGGTCAGATGCAGAGGGTATGGCTTCCACTCCATACCATGTCTTAGGGTCCTCCAACCACATTCTGGGCAGAGTAACTTCCCACCTTACTCCCCCTTACTCCTCTCCTACTTCTCCTTGCTTTTTATCTCTGTCTTGTATCTTGATTTCAGTTGGACGTACGaggatttgccttttgtatccttcCTCTGAGGATTGTTTCTGGTTTGATACATATATAGAatgaaaggactgatgaccttgcagcttggtccctttaaccccccccccccaaaaaaaaaaaaaaaaaaaaaaaaaaaaaaaaaaaaaaaaaaaaaaaaaaaacagggacatCTAGAACACCAGGTAAGGGGAGCCTAATTGTTTGTGACTGCACCGGATGGGACTTGAAAACCTGAgaacctagttcaaaagcagatttcctgggccatcacatccaatgctGCTACTACTGATCCCTCCTAACAACAACTAAGTACTGTCGTGGTCTTGAATGTGTTATCAGCTGCTTCAACAGGACTATGACTTCTTAaagtcatgccctgaaatgtggttcactctgtctgaaattttgcccgcCACACTTAAATTGCTTTtcatcagctccccccccccccccccccccccccctccccacccaaatCACTGCATTATCCTGATCGGGTACTATGCTCTTTTTGCACCCATTTCCAtatcctatggctcctacccttgtgaccATCCCTgatgtaagacttgccctatgcaccctcctaccaccatctataccagccctgtaattgGCAAAAAATCTACTACAAAAGGGAGAGCTACCTGTGAAATGACCATGCCATGTACCTGCTGTTAGGTAAGCATCGTTCAGACTTCTACATTGTTATGACTTCCACCAAGTTATCAAATTTGCTTTGGTTTCAGCATTTTTTTCCAGCAGCTAttccttttcttctctctcttttggTTTTCtatatgttttattttctgaccagtctATTTTTTTTCCCATCTCAGCCATACGTTGTCTGCCACATATAGTGCATTTAAGGCTTTTACACCTGTCTGCCCTcattcggaaagacgacggttcaatcccgcgtgcggccatcctgatttaggttttccgtgatttccctaaatcactccaggcaaatgccgggatggttcctctaaaagggcacggccgacttccttccccatccttccctaatccgatgagaccgatgaccacgctgtctggtctccttccccaaaccaaccaaccaaccaacctgtctgccaCATATAATGCACTTActgctcttattaactcttgcacgATGCTTTGTAAATAATCTGTGTCTTGCTTACTTCCCAGTCTTCCATATTTAAGCTCttgggttttcaaatcttgtctggtgcagtccccagcAGTCAGTTGTTCCTTCTCATCCTGTGCCGTAAGTTTTCCTAGACCTGTGTTCCGACGACTTTACTGTAATtccccccatttcctaaaccttgccagtccttttccCTCCTCTCTCTTACTTTCCCTTTAAACCTTCTGCCAGAAGaggaagccactggctctgaaagtttaCACATTTCCATTAGTTGTAAATGTGCCTTTTCGTGCTGTCGCTTGCTGAGTAGATTTATTATATATCCAACTGTATTTTCAAAGAAGAATAACGAGATAAAAAGAGTAAATGAAGATATGGatgtttctttgtaattttgagTTGTGCTATGTATGATATTTAATGTCTGTCAGATCAAAATATGCTGCCGGAGTTGGTGGTCGTATGTGTGAGGtatacttgcttgtgtgaatgaatggtgtgtgtttctctttttctggtgAAGGCTGTGGCCTAAGGCTTATGTTTAAGTTCTTTTAATTGCACCTGTCTGCTACTTAGCATGTTATCTTTACTGTAAGTAGGAGTCTTATCTGTTCCTACATTGTTAGATCAAAATGTGTGTGTTATGCATAAGTAATGTAATTTTCTCTTGATATTTTTATGATGATTTTCTGTATTAGGTTAAACATATTGAAACTAATTAAAATGTCTGACATCCTTGATTGATATTTGTGAACTTGCTACAAACATTTCTTCCCGAGTTGTAACAGTTCATTTACTTTTTGTTATAGTTGATATTCTGATGAAGGCAACTGGAAATGCCCCAATTCTGAAACGGAAAAGATGGGCTGTTGAACCAGATAAAAAAATTGGATGGATAACAgagttttttaaaaagcatttgagACTTGAGAAGTCGGAATCTTTAGTAAGTGTGAACATCAGCATTTACATTTGAGAttgatgttaataaaatttgtcataTAGTAACTTGTCTTGTGTGaccttgtttttttaaattctttagttATTGCTGTTTTTCAAAATATGGTTCAGATTCTTTTTAGAACATTAAAATTtagtgttttactatttgtattatattaatttcatttctttctttacaGTTCCTGTATGTCAATCAAGCTTTTGCACCTGCACCTGATAATACAGTGGGAAATCTTTATGAATGTTATGGAATTGATGGAAAGTTAGTCATACATTACTGCAAAAGTCAGGCTTGGGGTTGACACTCTGCATAAATAGTAACTTTATTTCAGCTTTCGTTAAAGGTCTCTCAGGCCAAGGTTTGGTGTGTTGCTGACACACATTCCAATACTAGCAGGCCACTGCCAAAAAGGTCCATTTTATTGTATTCCAAAATTGGGTGGTTTGCAGTTCCTCCCAAGATTTTTTATGTGCATATCATCCCAAGGCATGCTAGACATTTATTAAAATGTATAATTTGTTGCATTGCTTGTCAATAAATTTTCCAAGATCGGACGTATAGGGTAATGCAGAAATAAGTAAACCAAATTTCTGCTGTACAGTTCCCttgtaaatatatgtgtgtgtatatttatTGAATGTAAAGATGATCATTACCTGAGGTTCGTAGTTTTCATGTCTGTGATATTTTTCTTTACAGTGCATAGAGCactgttttgttttattaattGACTCGCCTATTCATATTTACTCATGATGTCATTCAGTGCTAAATCTGTCCTGTGTAAAATAAATGTAGTAGTTTTTATAATCTTTGATAATGgattgaatgaaaaataaatataaaatattaagaaACTGGTAGTTTACTGTCCTGTAAATTTCTGATCTGATGAAATGGTTTGAAATGTGTATTGTTATATGGCATTTTCAGTTCTTGCTACTGTTGGTAATGGAGGCTGAGGGAAATGAAAGGATACTCAAAACTTGACATTTACTGGAAATTAatttctgctcttatataaaaCCAAATTAGTTTTCAGTTATTTGCTCTCTTAGGTAGGTATTCTGTTCCTAACATTATTATCTAAAAATAGATGACAATGTTGTCCAAGTAAGTGTTCATTTTGTATGATACTCTTGTCTGGTATACCAGACACCAGTGTCAGGTACTCCTTGATTCACTGGCAGTTCAGTGAGATCTGAAGCAAAGAACCAGTAGCCTGTTTGTagcttctgttttatttattttggccaCTAACTATGTTAGATTGTAGCACAAACTTTACAGGATTTCTAGTATTGTAATTCCACTACTTTGGATCTTGAAATCCACTGTAAACCCGATGAGTTGCGTGGGTAGGGTTAAAATTGCAAATTAAAAATTACTGGGTTAAGTTCCGTTTTGGTTGTAGAATTTATTCTAACTTTAGCATGACTTCTCATCACTTTCAGTTCgttgtatgagggttggaacttattttattcacaaccaatacaaaagagttacatgtttgcatctgttactgtccttcaaagtagtcaccagcattgtgtagaaccctttgccagtgatgtggaaggcgtattataccgttggcagagcctgttctgttgatggtgtgaatggagctgtctactgcctgtcgaatctttggAACATTTCCGAAGTgagtgccacaaagtggttccttcatctttggaatcaaatcaaagtcacaaggacttaagtctggacagtatggtggatggcacagtacttcccagtcccattgaccaacagagcagccacagcttgcgctgtatgtgctcgtgcattgtcgtgcaaaatgatgggtggcttgcgcagaaagtgtcgccgcttctttagcaaagctggtcataggtgatgctccaaaaacgaacagtaatactgtgcattgatggtctgccgtggaggaaagtaatgcattaggataacatcatcacagtcatata from Schistocerca cancellata isolate TAMUIC-IGC-003103 chromosome 7, iqSchCanc2.1, whole genome shotgun sequence harbors:
- the LOC126091937 gene encoding autophagy protein 12-like codes for the protein MSENQEVAKSEQPEGSRPLSVASETSLESHTDATAEASQQPTSKHKIDILMKATGNAPILKRKRWAVEPDKKIGWITEFFKKHLRLEKSESLFLYVNQAFAPAPDNTVGNLYECYGIDGKLVIHYCKSQAWG